In the Bacillus sp. FJAT-42376 genome, GCAATTCAATTCGGACTGGGCCGGGAAAACCGGTACAACTCAGGACACTCATGATTCGTGGTTTGTAGCTTCCAATCCTAATATTACGTTCGGTACATGGATTGGCTATGACACGCCATCATCCATTTTGACGTATCACGGGAAACCATACAGCCGCCGCAATCAGGAAGTATGGTCCTCCTTAATAAACGCAGCCTACGCAAAAAAACCAGACCTGATCGGACCGGAGACACCGTTTAAAATGCCGGAGGGTGTAGCAGAATTTTCGTATTGTACGCTATCCGGCTCGCTTCCATCCGATCTTTGCAGACAGGCCGGCCTTGTTAAGTCTGATTTATTTAATGTGAAATACGCACCGGAGACCGTTGATGATAGTTTAAAATACGGTAAGTACATTCTGCAGGATGGCGCTGCATATGAAGTGCCTGACAGCGCTCCGCAGGATTTTGTTTATGAGGGACCTATCATTAATAAGGAGCTATTAGACCGGTTTGGGCTTGAATCACCGGAAGATTTATACAAGTATACAAAAAATCTGGGGAGGCTTGTCGTCTATTCAGGAAAACGCGCGGGGATTAATGGTCTTCGTCCATCCCAACTAACAGGTGTGTCAATTGACGGGTCAACCCTGAAGTGGAATGAATCGGGAAGCAGTGATGTGCTTGGGTACAGGGTCTACATGTCCTCCCGGGGAACAGGCAGCTATACGAAAATTGCGAGTATTTCCGCTTCAGACGGAACGGGTCTTACAGTCAGTGCCCTTCCTGCCTCCTATTATGTTACCGCTGTAGATGCAGAAGGAAAGGAATCTCCTCCTTCTCCAGTCGCAAGCACCGCCAAGCGGCCCGCCGCGAAGAAAAAAGCATCTAATTATAAAAACCGCAATGAACGAATTAAGAATGACGGGGAGCCCCGAGCGGCTACCGGACAAGATGGAGAAGCATCAGGTACCATCATTCAGCAATAGATATAGGCAAAAGAGCCAGACCTCATCAGGTCTGGCTCTTGTTCTTTTAAATTACCAGCCGAAGCCCCCGCCATATCCGCCGCCGTATCCGCAAGTTCCGCAAGATCCGCAAGATCCTCCTACATAGGACGCGCCGATGATAATCAATAGAATAAACAGGACAACAACTAATGCAAATCCGCTGTTACCGCAGTATCCGCCATCGCTCATTTTATTAGCCTCCCTTCTGCATTTTCAAAATAGTATATGGCCTTCCTTCAGAATGTGGAACGGTTCTTGCTTCCCAATTCCATTTACATAAGCCCGGATAGGTTTCAAAATGATTTTATGAAGGGTAAACATATGCATAAGAACCCCATAACAGGAGGCTATTTATGACGTTCATCAAAGAACTTATTCATCGTATACAAAAACATGATTTGGGCGATTTGGCAGCCGTTTTAGCCTATTATTTTCTGCTGTCCCTTTTTCCGCTCCTCATCTTTTCACTGACACTTCTCCCCTATTTCTCAATTGAGCCTCAAACAGTCGGGAAATTTGTGAATCAATTTGCTCCGGGGGAATCTGGCCAGCTATTAGAAGATCAAATCACTTCCCTGCTTTCTTCCCCGAATGGAGGACTGCTTTCCTTAGGGATTATCGGAACCATTTGGTCAGCTTCAAATGCCACAAATGCTGTGATGAGATCGTTAAACAAAGCACACATGGTAGAAGAGTCCCGGGCATTTTGGAAAGTAAGAGGGATGGCGATCTTACTGACGTTCGGACTTGTCCTGGGATTGGTTGTCACCCTCGTCCTTCCGATATTCGGTGATGTCATTCTTTCGAATGTAAAGGGAATCTTCCCTGCAACACCTCTGACCGACAGCCTGTTCACAGTGATCCGCTGGCTGATTGCTTTTGTGCTCATGGCAATGGTTCTCGGCATGATTTATTACTTTTCTCCCAATATCGGTCTCCGCGTAAAGGATGTATATCCCGGAGCTATTGCCGGTACTCTTTTGTGGCAGCTGCTGTCGTTTGGTTTTTCCCTGTACGTAAGCCAGTTCGGGAATTATCAGGCTACCTATGGAAGCCTGGGAGGCGTAATTGTCCTGCTGTCGTGGCTTTATTTATCAGGATTTGTGATTCTTATTGGCGGAGAAATCAATGCGATCCGCTTTTGTAAAAGAACAAGTGAACATTGTTACACTGAAGAGCTGGATGATCAAAAAAAAGCTAGCTTTTAAAAAAATGGAAAAGAACTGAAGAGGAAATGATTAAAACCAAACCCCGTGAGCGCTTCGTTTACGAGCATCCAGGGGGTTTGGTTTTTCTACGTATTTTTGAATATACAGGCTGATTGGAGCGGTTGGTGCTTGACTGCTGCTTAGCGCAGCGGATCAGGTCAGACTCTGGAGGAGCAGAGAGATTACCGCCCCCCCAAGTAAAGAAAAGAGCCTGCTAACACCAAGTTTAACAGTGCTTAGTTACAAAAGCTTCACACTCTCATCAGCCGATTTAAACGGGAAGAAACGATATGGAAAAATCCACTCTCCTTCGTGCGGTGCGATGAACAGAAAACATAATAATCCGCTTTTGAAACATACCGGAAAAGCCTGGTTGAGGAATAAAGAAAGCTGATCAGACTTCCAATCGTAAACCCCACTCCATAACTTCCATTTCCCGCAGGAAGCAGGATCAGCGTAAACAATGCAATACCTGCAAAAAAGACGGCGGAAGTTCGAAAAGCACCCATACGGTCATCAAAATACAATAAAAGAAGCATCATGACCATTGTCATCCCGTTGCAGAAAGCACCAATCAGCGTAAGCCTGAATATTCTCAGCACTTGTTCATTCCCCGCAAACAGCGGCAGGATGCTAATCGAGAGAAAAAGGATGGCAAGGGATATAAACCCTTGATTTCGAATCAGCCTTTCCACCTCCTGTTTCAAAACCAGGAGCATGCTGGTTTTCGATTTCTTAATCTGCGTTAATGTTCCTCCTTCATTTATAAAGGAAAAGAAAGCCCGATACCTTTCATAAAAGCGTGTTTCAATGGACACAACAAAAATGACATAGGTTGGAAGGATTGTCAGATAAGCATAAAACAATGCCGTATCATAGTCCGGGTGATATCTGAATGTATCCAGAAGCCATTCTCCGCCGTTTGCCCAAATCAGCCAGTTGCTTACCCATAACCCTGCATTATAGAAAACCCCTGTCAAAGCAAGAAGCGGATACTTGTCAAAGTAAGATAAGTATTCAAATGGCATCGCAGCTCCTCTGCTCGGAAAGGTTCTCAGCATAGCGTAAATGAGCCAAAGAAAGGTTACAGCCATACCGGCAGTAAAACTTCCCATCATGACCGATGCCGAAAGCCACTGCCCTGCAGGAAAGGGATTCCATTTCAGCAGGCTGAACATACATAAAACAGAAAAGATCCCTCCAGCCAGAAAAGCGAAGGCAATAGACTGATAGTTTTTTGCACCGGAAAGGTAAAGCAGCATAATCCATATAAGATTCAACAGGACAAATAAGGCAAGCATCCAGCATTTATATCCCCAGTAAAGCGGAGATAACAAAGCAAAGACAAACCATAAGACAAAAGCCATGACAATCGTCACTGACGAAAAACCCAAAAATGAGGGGAAAATTTTTTCTTCCTTTTTTTCATATAAACAATCTGCTGTATACCTGGTTACAACAAGCTGCTGAAATCCAAAAAGCACTTGGGAAAACATAAAGCAATAGGAAACAGATATCATAAACAGCTGTTTATTCTCTGCATTAACTCCGGGTACTGCCTTCAGCAGAAGCTGCAGAACAAGAATGGTGGAAATGACAATCAGCCAGGGCCCTGCAGTAACGAACAGCGAATACAGATAAGCTTTCAGCCGGGATGAATAATAATCTTCTTTAAATAACTTTTGAAGCTGAAATCCGATGCCGGCCATTCTTTTCACCTCTTTCCATATAAAGATTTCTGTAAAAAGAAATGACGTCTTCAAGCAGATAATCGTTTTTCACCCTGCTCAGTCCATTCCGGCCCATCCGGCCAAGAAGCTCCCGGTGATTCATAAACCATCTTAAGCGGTCGGCAAGCTGATCCGGCTGAATAGGAGGGATGACAAAGCCGCAAGCTCCGTAAGGATCCCCTTCTCTCCCCTCAATGAGTTCCCTGCAGCTTCCCACATCTGTTGCAACCCACGGTTTGCCCGCAGCCATTCCCTCAAGGATGGCAAGCGGCTGTCCTTCTGATAAACTGCTGAGCACGCAAACATCAAACCCCATTAAATAATCACTGACATTGACCCGGCCGGTAAAAGTGATGAAGTCTTCAAGCTCGAGACTCCTTACTAAATCTTTACACTCCCGGGCATACTCCGGCATTTCTTCATCCGGCCCAAGAATCGACCAATGAAAAGCGTACCCCCACCTTTTAAGGGTATTGGCAGCATAAATCATGGTTTTTATATCTTTAATCGGCACCACTCTGACAATGGCTCCTATATGAAAGACATCTTTTTTCTCCTGAACCGTTAAAGAAGAATTGATTTCGATTCCGTTTGGCACAATCAATGTTTTTTGAGGCGGTGCCCCCTGTTCAAGCTGATATTCTCTGTTCTTCTCGAAGAGCGTAATAATATCCGATGCCTGTTCATATGCATGTTTGGATAAATGATGAAATAGCTTAATCCACCTTTTCTTGTATAGAACAGGAATCCATGCAGACTGCAGGATCTCCTCTTCCCTTTCCCGCGAGTAAATGCCATGTTCCGTAATGATGAAAGGAATACCTTGGACGATCGAGATATACGTCCCGATTAATCCTCCATATCCTGTAGAAGCCGCATGGATGACATCAACTTTGCTGTATTCCTGCTGAAGGAGGTGCATAATCGGTGTATACATCGATTTCCACATCCACATATAATCAAGAAATGACCCATAAAGCTCTTCATATTCATAACAATCCTGAACAAGCTGATAAAACGCTTCGCTTTCAAAAAACTCTTCAGCAGTACCGATTTTTCCCTTATCTCCAAGAATCATCAGCGCTTTCGGGTCATGGCTTTGGAACGTAAACCATTTAAACAGGAGCGCTAATTCCTCCTCAGAGAGAGTTGATTTTTGTTTTCTAACCGGTGCCTTTCCTTGCAGCTCTATATTTTGATGATGAACCGTATTGGGTGTCCGTTCATACTTTAAGTCTTTTTCTTCTTTCTTTTCCGGTGTAATGGTGAAAAGAGAGAACTGTATTTCTTCCATTCGGGTAATGAGGGTATGGATCCAGCTCGATACACCTCCGCTTACATAGGGATAACTCCCTTCAGCAATGATTCCAACTCTCATCTTTATTCCGCCTCTTTCCACACAACTTTTGCATCGGGCTTATTCATTGTGAGCAAATAGAGCCCAGGCTGTCTTTCTTCTATTTTTCCAAAATGATATTGGGCTGGTTTCAGCTTTTTGCCTTCCTCTATCCTGATTAAGAATAATGATGGGGAAGGCACTTTGTATCCATGAATTTCAATCCCTGAATCGCTGTATTCAACGTTCCATTTCCCTTCCTGATAAGCTGCAAGCCGTTCTTTTGCCCCGTACTGCGTGTATCCTTTCAAATAAGGAAACTGATCATGTAAAAATTTCTGCATTTTTACATATTCCCCTTTAAGGCTTTCCCAGCTTTGGTTTTTGGACCGTTCCTCATCCAAAACGTCATCAGGATGAATAAAGTGCGAAAAAACCCCCATGTTCGCTGCAGCATCTGCAAGCTGGAACTGGTCTTCTTTCGTAAAAGAATAACCGCTGTTGATTCGCGGGAAATGATAAAGATCCTTGTAGACGGAATCATATCCGAACTCCTGAATGAGGCTTCCGTTCGAAGGATCTCCTGTATAAAGGCTCGAAATCACTTCGAGGCCGGGCATTGTATGCCTTACAGCTGAAATTCCAGACCGGTTAAGCAGGTTGGATGGCGGAACGTATGTTTTAAATGTCTGATCGGAAAACAGTTCTTCCTGAACCGTTCTGAGCTCCAGGAGAGCTTCTTCCATTTCCTTTTGCGAATCCCAGTACCGGTAGCCGAATTCCGATGAAACCGGTTCACTTCTTGTTACAAGCGATTCATGGTTATAGCCGTGAAGAGCAAGCTCTCCTCCGGCCGAAAGGAGCTGTCTGCCATAAAGAAGCAAATCTTTCTGACTCATCTCGATAAGCTGGCTGCTTCGTACATGAGGCTTGTCAAGATACGTTCCAATCATCGCCCCGGTGTAGGGAAAATCATATTTCCCGCTGATAGCTTTCATATCCGGCCACCATACTTCGCGGTAAAACTCATCATAAGCCATTCCGTAATCCCTTTTAATTTTTTCTGCTTCCCTTTTAGCAATCGGCGCAGGGAAATCATCGATGAACATCACTTTCTCACCGGCCTGCCCCGAGACAAATGCAGGGAACGCAAGGCTGATTGCCTGCACGATAATTCCCCGTGTACTCTTATCCTGAAGGCCTGTACCATTCCAATTGACCACTCTGCCTGCTCCGTAATCACGTGTCCAGAGCA is a window encoding:
- a CDS encoding DUF2194 domain-containing protein; the encoded protein is MTGRVPRFAIFTSIAVVFLLIGILYMNEDHFYANLPIGKKVFPAEEITYMTSGTPEQGTSPGNMRIYVAEPEKGNKLSEGTYHNIKKALHYANVRYEVLPPEKTGGIQGDPYTMIILTGEDTSRWNAGQIGKFVKDGGRLFAANRFADPEWYDLLGIKQEKGFDDEVKGIAFSDSFFNGYPNLDSASDYFSNSMLKAELVPEAKTYITAEKIPLLWTRDYGAGRVVNWNGTGLQDKSTRGIIVQAISLAFPAFVSGQAGEKVMFIDDFPAPIAKREAEKIKRDYGMAYDEFYREVWWPDMKAISGKYDFPYTGAMIGTYLDKPHVRSSQLIEMSQKDLLLYGRQLLSAGGELALHGYNHESLVTRSEPVSSEFGYRYWDSQKEMEEALLELRTVQEELFSDQTFKTYVPPSNLLNRSGISAVRHTMPGLEVISSLYTGDPSNGSLIQEFGYDSVYKDLYHFPRINSGYSFTKEDQFQLADAAANMGVFSHFIHPDDVLDEERSKNQSWESLKGEYVKMQKFLHDQFPYLKGYTQYGAKERLAAYQEGKWNVEYSDSGIEIHGYKVPSPSLFLIRIEEGKKLKPAQYHFGKIEERQPGLYLLTMNKPDAKVVWKEAE
- the pelG gene encoding exopolysaccharide Pel transporter PelG, yielding MAGIGFQLQKLFKEDYYSSRLKAYLYSLFVTAGPWLIVISTILVLQLLLKAVPGVNAENKQLFMISVSYCFMFSQVLFGFQQLVVTRYTADCLYEKKEEKIFPSFLGFSSVTIVMAFVLWFVFALLSPLYWGYKCWMLALFVLLNLIWIMLLYLSGAKNYQSIAFAFLAGGIFSVLCMFSLLKWNPFPAGQWLSASVMMGSFTAGMAVTFLWLIYAMLRTFPSRGAAMPFEYLSYFDKYPLLALTGVFYNAGLWVSNWLIWANGGEWLLDTFRYHPDYDTALFYAYLTILPTYVIFVVSIETRFYERYRAFFSFINEGGTLTQIKKSKTSMLLVLKQEVERLIRNQGFISLAILFLSISILPLFAGNEQVLRIFRLTLIGAFCNGMTMVMMLLLLYFDDRMGAFRTSAVFFAGIALFTLILLPAGNGSYGVGFTIGSLISFLYSSTRLFRYVSKADYYVFCSSHRTKESGFFHIVSSRLNRLMRV
- a CDS encoding YihY/virulence factor BrkB family protein, which encodes MTFIKELIHRIQKHDLGDLAAVLAYYFLLSLFPLLIFSLTLLPYFSIEPQTVGKFVNQFAPGESGQLLEDQITSLLSSPNGGLLSLGIIGTIWSASNATNAVMRSLNKAHMVEESRAFWKVRGMAILLTFGLVLGLVVTLVLPIFGDVILSNVKGIFPATPLTDSLFTVIRWLIAFVLMAMVLGMIYYFSPNIGLRVKDVYPGAIAGTLLWQLLSFGFSLYVSQFGNYQATYGSLGGVIVLLSWLYLSGFVILIGGEINAIRFCKRTSEHCYTEELDDQKKASF
- the pelF gene encoding GT4 family glycosyltransferase PelF, which produces MRVGIIAEGSYPYVSGGVSSWIHTLITRMEEIQFSLFTITPEKKEEKDLKYERTPNTVHHQNIELQGKAPVRKQKSTLSEEELALLFKWFTFQSHDPKALMILGDKGKIGTAEEFFESEAFYQLVQDCYEYEELYGSFLDYMWMWKSMYTPIMHLLQQEYSKVDVIHAASTGYGGLIGTYISIVQGIPFIITEHGIYSREREEEILQSAWIPVLYKKRWIKLFHHLSKHAYEQASDIITLFEKNREYQLEQGAPPQKTLIVPNGIEINSSLTVQEKKDVFHIGAIVRVVPIKDIKTMIYAANTLKRWGYAFHWSILGPDEEMPEYARECKDLVRSLELEDFITFTGRVNVSDYLMGFDVCVLSSLSEGQPLAILEGMAAGKPWVATDVGSCRELIEGREGDPYGACGFVIPPIQPDQLADRLRWFMNHRELLGRMGRNGLSRVKNDYLLEDVISFYRNLYMERGEKNGRHRISASKVI
- a CDS encoding YjcZ family sporulation protein gives rise to the protein MSDGGYCGNSGFALVVVLFILLIIIGASYVGGSCGSCGTCGYGGGYGGGFGW